The Hydra vulgaris chromosome 14, alternate assembly HydraT2T_AEP genome includes the window ATCGTTAttaattttgttcataaaaattaaatgatgatatatatttatttggtaaacgtttaaaatttttggattAATAAATAGTGGTTGTGATTAAGAGAGAAGGTCTGCGttggatattatttttattgcacgTTTTCgttttttatgcaaatatttttagaaattttattttcgattAATTTTATGTGATTTATCCATGTGAGATTTTTGTAAAGAAGAACACCTTGAAAATTCATTGAGTGTtctctttttataaattgattccCATTTGGGAGCTTTAGAGGAATTTCTCTCTTTGATAAAGgcgataaaaaaagtatatttagttTTGGTTAAGTTTAATGACAACTTATTTGTAACCTTAATAGCCACcaggaaaaaatattaatgttaaaCTAACTCGTTAATGAGAAGTCAACTTATCCAGTAGAGAGGAATGGGTACAAAAGTCAATTtacacaaaatcttttttattattatttttattgtttttgttgtacttaatttttttttgtcatgtttGTAAGTTGCTATGCAGAaatcttgtttctttttatgaAAGGAGTTGTAATAATCCTTCTTTAGACATTAAAGAAGGAATAttactttatacattttttctgGTGTGCAGAGATAATCTACTACTGTATTTTGAATCATAAAACACACAACATGGATTTACATTCAAACAGCATTAAGAAGCGTTTGAGCCATTTTATCTTTAGGTTGTTATGTACTTTAAAGtacataataaagtaaaatcttttttaaatttttaataaaagattttattttgacaaaaaaaagtataaaaagtaggtttacttaaaattgaaaatattcagGTAAGAGGATGGGGGGCTGtgaattaaatcaaaaagtttcGTTTGTTTCAATGATGATATTAACTGCCACGTTCTTCGCTGCAGAAATAGTTGTAGGGTACCTCACTAACTCTATGGCCTTAGTTGCTGATTCATTTCACATGTTGTCAGATGTAGTATCTCTTTTAGTTGGCTATGTGGCATTGCGCTATTCTAAACGTGTTCAAACTACTAGTCGATATACATTTGGTTGGACTCGAGCGGAAGTTCTGGGAGCATTAGTTAATGCTGTGTTTCTTGTAGcactttgtttttctattttcgTCGAGTCACTTAAAAGAATTGTTATCTCTGAGCCTATCGAGAATCCAAAGCTGGTTCTTCTTGTTGGTGGTCTTGGTTTGGCTGTTAATTTAGTTGGACTTATGCTTTTTCATCAACACGGGCATGGACATTCACACGGCGGACACGAGCACTCACATGAGCATAAGCgcacaaaaaaaagtaatcgtAGACATTTGCATGAATCTTCAGAAAGAAAACTATCAAATGACaagttaaaccaaaaaaaaactgaagCATCCGTAATGATTGACTGTAAAAATGTAGTTAACAATGATGCTGAAATCTCAcctgaaaaaaaactaaatggggCATCACAATTAAACATGCGTGGTGTTTACTTGCACGTACTTGGAGACGCACTAGGATCAGTAATTGTTATGGTAAGTGCATTGATCATCATTTACGTAAATGGAAAATGGACTAACTATGTTGATCCAGGGATGAGTATTATTATGGTGGTAAGTTAATAAGGTAATAGATTTATGGTGacttgttaaatattattattagtatattacCTTCTTACTAAAACAATttagataattattttaaagacttcCATTCCCTTATTGAAGGAATCTTCCTTGATTCTTATGCAGACGGTTCCAACACACATAAAAATTCAAGAAATACAGGAACGTATTGTAGAGCAGGTGCCTCAGGTACTTAGTGTAGATGAATTTCATATTTGGCAGCTCGCAGGGAACAAAATTATAGCTTCTGCTCATATTCGATGTAACAACCTTAATGATTATATGACAATTGCTAACCAATTGAAAGAGTTTTTTCACAATGAAGGTtactagttttttaattaataaaaaataaaaataaaaatattttcttcttaattttcttttttccgGTTTTATTTGGAAACTATACTCAGGGGCGATTTGAAGGAAATATGCGTGGAGTGGGTGGGTCACCCCTCCCCAAAGAAGACGACTTTCAACTTGTATTAGGTTTTTTAGGAATATAGTTGACTAGTCGGCATTTTTGTTttgaggatctttttttttttaagaaagcagTTGGCATTTTTAAAGGATTCGCCCCTCTCTCTCATTTTTTTCCAAGAATCGCTCCTgactttacttttataattttttgttttataactcttttgtaaacagttataaaacaaaaattaaaaagatcatAATAAAACTTAACGCGTTCATGTACTTTGCACacatttttttaaggtattCATTCTACCACTATACAACCAGAGTTTGTTCAAGGGCCAAAATCTGATACTCCATCCATTCTGGAATGTAACGAGGACTGTGTAAATCATATTTCTCGTGCTGAtagtaaaaatgaaataaaagaccAAGCCAcctaatattatattaaagtatttaaatcaaattcttgttttttaaaatttttttataaatattgttatcaaTGCTATTTCTATTAACattgtttgtaaaaatattttagtaacttttatttgataataaataatgtgACAGCCATATTGGATTCGTTGAAAActgtatttgataaaaatacgCAGTGTTGTTTTGCAATCCTTACAACCAACAATAATTTTAGAATGAAAGTTGCTCCACTATAAATACttactaaaaatgttttcgcttttttaattcattttactaGTTTAAAACGTTGCTTTTTTTGATAACACACTTTGTTTTGCCttgatttcttaataaaaactttttattcgcTGTTACCTTTTGCACTAAAAACTGTTACTTTTTGCCCTAAAAATTGTTACCTTTTGCAAAATGCTAATTAATTAGATTAATAAAATACGATATTGATGCAAGCCATATTGGATGACGATTAATTAAGATGGTTTAAGATtggcgagctttggcgtcaaaacaataatatacacataataacataacttagctatttattattatttttattttttattttttttttattcatcatatataaacattttaaattgttctggttttacaatttttatcaataaaattgaaataaaaaattaataacgaCAGGAACAAGTACAAGATTTCTCCCTACGGGCATTTTTTCAAATGCCCGTAGGGAGAAATCTTGTCATTAAATCTCTATATTAAtcgtaaagtattttttacaaatttctcattatataaattaacaaatactcgttatataaaacaagttaatgcataattacaacaaaatacgataaattgcaaaaattaaataaataaagtaataaacatatatatatatatatatatatatatatatatatatatatatatatatatatatatatatatatatatatatatatatatatatatatatatatatatatatatcgtcagTCAATAACCAAGAGGCCGTATGTTcacattttgtgttttttctgtttattatcaataaatattcaacaacCAATGAAGTATTTGTCCAATAAATctagtttcaaaaataatacaactttttaaaatatttaaaaaaatagtcgGGCATTCTGGCAGaaattctttacaaattaagttttaaaacttgattttctcgGAAATACAAAAAATGGACATGAAGCATCTTGGTTCTCAGCtgacgatatatatatttttattttttattttttttttatacatgttaattttacagctacaaagtatttacaagtaaccAATCACAGATTGGCggtaaagatatacaaatataaatcataaatataaagtttgaaatatacgaagtaaataaaaatttagttgctTACAACTCCGAgacatgattaaaataaatactaattacaacaatataataaCGCGTTGCATACGTGGTACATATgtatgtgttatatatatataccttgttattaatattttttttatcgatttgtattaaaagttatgttacatttatttatttttttattcaaacttaaaaaaattctttatagttgtttaatttgatcattgtagtttttagctttattttcagAGAGTGTTCGTTGTTTAAGTTTAATAGTGATTCGTTTCTGGaaactaatttgttaaataaataggaaccacaattgttaaataaataaggaCCACGATATGCAATTGAGAATTATAAGAGTCTTTTCAAAGTTGTTTGTTTCAAAAGGTAAGGTAAAGTTGCCTGTTGCTTCTCGCCTAATGGCTAAGATCAAGTGTAGTATCTGTTCTTATTTCGGCTCCGAACCATCTCTCAATTGGTTTTGGTGTTGTTAGAAAGCAGAAACAGCACAAGGTCGAAACCGTGACAGTCGATAGGGGTTCTTGGCGTAGTCGCTTTTTCAGTGTCTCCTTCTACGTCCGGAAATCTCAAAGCGTTCCGTCCACTCCGGACGTTAAATGGAGATAAACCATTAAGTTGGCGCTGCTCAGTTTCGGCTGAGTGGCAACTAAACCCTTAAATGGGCCAAAAAACCCTTAAATGGgctaaaaaacacttaaatggGACAAAATACGGAGTCTCGGCTCCCAAATAACACCGCCTTCTAGGGCCCTGTGTAAGTCTGGTTTCAGCTTCAGGTCACTCTAGTtggttggtaaaaaaaaaaaaaaaaaaaaagttgcctgttgctcttgtattgtatttatttatattgattttaaaaaatgttctggaaccagactttatatttaaacataaaaagtatattttgaaaaatatttatttgaaatatatttagtgcGTTCATTTGTTCCAGTAAGGGTTGAGCatgagtaagtttgtttttgttgtatatGTATGTTGTATGTCTTGAAGCATGTTTTTTGACGTGAGTAAAGTGATTCTAATTTAGATATGCTATATTGGCATACATGAGATAGCTGTGTATGaatgaaaagtaaataagttttagacttttttgtgacaaaaatgGTCTTGCCTTGTAAAGTAATTCtatgttctttgatatttttgtgtttatgcAGTTTATGTGGGGTTTCCAGGAGATGTGTTCATCAATTAGAACTCCTAGAAACTTTGTATTCAGAGCTCTTTTGATGGTTATATTTCCTATGTTAATTGTTGGTAGGTTCAggggtatttttttaatttgttgattaGAGAGGAATAGtatatacttagttttttctatattgagTGACAGTTTATCtgatttaaaccatatattaatttttttagttcagcatttattttttcaaagaggTCTTCGATTGTCTTTTAcgagtaaaataagtttgtgacaaaaatgaaaaactatggtataaaaaatgaagctttaaattggtttaaaagaggagcaagaatcGAACCCTGGGTACAccacattttgttttaagtaaatttaagttGCTTTTACTATCTATAATAACACACTTTTGTCTGTTATTaaggtagtttttaaaccaatttaaagcttcattttttataccatagtttttcatttttgttagtAAAATCTCATGGTTGACCGTGTCAAATGGCTTTGACAAACCAATAAAGATCCctaatgtgaattttttttttttaaaagatctaCTTATCCTATTTGAGAGGTCAAGgattgcatgttcagttgagtgtagcttttgaaaaacatattgacatttattgataattttgttagttcttaaatattcatttaatttattatagaatATTCGTTCTAGAAGTTTTGAGAATACCGAAAGGattgagattggtctataattgtttaaagaatTAGTTTCTCCTGATTTATAGATTGGTATAATTTTAGAGATTTTTAGTTTATCAGGTACAATACCTGCTGTAACTGATGAATTAAATACTTGGTAAATTGGATTACTTATCTCTTCAAAAACATCTGACActactttgcaagagatatCATTGATTTCTGGGGACTTGATTTTATAGCTATTTCAAGTTCGTCTGGATTTACTTCATTGAAATTTAAAGAGCAGTGTGAGCCtgttaagtaacttttaaatgtattatttaagcATTGAATTTGTGATGCAAGATCAGCACCAATGTCGGCAAAGTAGTTGTTAAATTCATTGGAAATATCTCGTTTGTTGTTTGATTCagtttcattaattattactctagaaggcattttgttaaaattagatTTACTTATACCAATTATTTCCTTTACAATGTCCTATGTCTTTTTTAAGtctcctttaaatttttgtatttaattagaataatataaaactttatgttttttttttattttttcaaataggtttttgtattgcttgtagAGGGATAGGTTTGCTTtgcttctattttttaagtattttacgtatagtttttgtttttgttttgagcattttcttatttcttttgttgGACAATGTTGGTTCCATGGACCATGGCCTACTATATAACACGGCCGGATTTGTTGCCTTGAACGCAAAAAATTAGTGGGCCGATTTTAGGTTTTTAGCTTTTGAATCAAAACCTAGGGTAATTCTATAAagacattaataatatttaaataatttgctcTTAGctataattattactattaccaAAATTCTTAACCTTCAAACACTAAAACAGTTAGCTAATAATAAATCATGATTGCATTAAGCCGAATGAACTATCTATTTTAGCCATCAATTTTAATCTACAAAATCTTAGTCTTAAAATTATTGGTTCAAACaactaaaattaacaaaaatgttagtaaaactagcataatttttaaatgtacacATTTACTGAAAGCATTTacatatattacaaaaagattAATCAAGTCAAGTTTCTTTTGTTtctcaaaaaaacaatatacatatactatGTTGTTATGGGTTTATTCATTTGTCTTTTTTGGTTTGTCGAACTTTAAAGGCAGCaacttcattttttctaatgtttccatttttaatttgtagctcattgttaaaatatatgttgGTAATAATTGTGTTTACCAAATGCCTTCCCCATTCCTCATGTTCTATACACATAAAATCACTATCACTTGGTTGATATTTTTCTAGCGCTAGCAAGgatgcattttttatatcatgGGAATactttaataacattttctttacagTGTCCAGAATTATAAACCCATTACAAACATAGTTAGCTAATTCTTTGGAAGGTTTTGTTAAACCACCACGTGAAAGAATTTCCAGATATTCTGTTGAGACTTTATTGAAACTTAATGATTTCAGACAGTTAGAACAGTTATGTTTATCCCCAATCTTTTTCGTGATGTAACCAGATATATTGATTGCAACTTCGTAAGAGTCACGACAAAGCTCATTCTCTTGAATTTCATTGCtatatttttccaattttattaaaagttcatttttgtcaatttttgtaTCAAGTTTAAGATTGCTCGTCCAACAATTGATATTGGCTTTAATTAAGGATTTCATGCATAATATCTTTTCAGAGCTTTGAACTTCACGTAAACTGACTAAAAATCTTCCACCGCTCATTTGTCGATATTTACTGAAATGTCTTTCTAATGGATCAGTTTGAAACCCGCtagttaaaacatatttatatccTTCTGAAAATAAATCTTCAATCAGACTTGCAGTACCCTTCAGTGTTGTAATTAATGCATTAGTTGTTTGAGCAGATAAAGTATACTTATTACATCTTTGAAACTGCAAGTTTTTCCATTCATTAATCCATGTTGCAAAAACTCGAAAAAATTGTGACTTTTTGTCACCTGGAATAGCTGCATTACCAATCCTATTGTTTGTAATAAACATTACCTTTGAATTAGAAATAGTCCACCAAATATTAATAAGCCTTAGAAATCCAGCAGCTGCAGTTTCGTTTGGAAAATAGCTGATGATTGCAGCAGAGGTggtttcatcaaaaatatttaaagctaaaGGAACACTTTGTTTGTTGTTTCCTGGATGTAAAGTATGGGCAGACAAtttgaaagctttttttaagttagcagGTAACAATTCATCTTTCTCATAAACATTATGCAATAAACTCCAAGAAATTTCTCCAGCTTCAACATGAATAATATCATCAAactcaataaaatcaaaaggtGGAAATACAAAccgttttgaatttaataaattatttctaatgtttttcaGTAAATGAACACTGTCATATAAATTGTAAACCCGGTGTcccataaaagtaaaatatatttcattatcTTGTTCACCAAACTTTAAACGTAGAATTTTAAATGCTGAAACATTTGTTGCATGATTGTCAGTTATAATAGCTCGAACATTAAAAGATGCTTTATATAAAGTATCTAACGTTTCTTCTATATGTGAATTAATCATAGAACCAGAAATTTGAAATTCTGGACAGGCCTTAATTACAAAGGGGATAGATTCTTTCAAGCTAACCACCATGAACACAACTATACCAGAATAGAAATTACCATCATCATCAGCACCAATTAAACTTCCTCCATGATATTGGACacctttttgtaaatacatcTCATCAATTAAAACAACACAGTCAGCACTAATACTACCATTTtccaaaagtaataataatccTGATAATGGATCAATGCCACCCTTTGaaagtgattttaaataagACAACGAAGGAAGTGGAAACTCTTCTAATAGCAAAGTATAAGCCTGTTTTGATGTATATCTGTGCATTAGAGAAAATCTAATGATTTCATTTGTGTAGATTGGACATCCTTGTGGTTTATAAAgagataatttatataaatttgataatacaCTTTTTGATACGTTCTTTGCAATTTCATGCatataagaaacaaaattaacaagCATACTGGCACTGGTCAATTTACAAACACTGCCTTCTCTAAACCATTTAGGCAATGGAACTGGGATACCTTTCATATGTAGCTTTACATGTAAGTCTTTATCAATAGTAATACTCTCAATGTTAGGAGTAACATCCCTGTCGtcgaaataaatttaaagaaataacacACGGTTATCAActagtttaaatgaaaatcctGCTGgacaaaaactttcattaagATCTATAATGCTTTTAATTGTATCATGTTTTCTAAAATCGTATGTTTCATCAAGAAAAGGATGAGAATATATACGAACTGCAGGGGGCTTACGTAAAGCTGAGGTTGATTGAATTAAAGATGGCTTTGATAGAATGTTTTGGTTGGTAATAATTGTTGGTATAGGATTTTCGCAATAATTCAATGTTATACGTTTAcctcttttcaaatatttatcttCAAAATGATCGATACATATAACTGAGTTTTCTGTGGGGCTCCAATCAGCTCGGTTGACAAACTTAATCCAACAATTTCGAAGATCTAACTGATTGCTATCAGGAAAACTAAACACAGTTTTGTATGTTACGTGGTTGCTGTTACTGGAACATTCTTCAATCTTTCGCTTATAATTACTTCTACAACCAACAACACAACACTTTTTTGGCAACTGTTTTTCCGGCCCACTAATTTTTTGCGTTCAAGGCAACAAATCCGGCCGTGTTATATAGTAGGCCATGCATggacaatttaaatatattattttattttcttgaattggaaaacttttattatattgtaggataaataagtttataaaattaatgtacGCAGAGTTTGTGTTTCCTAGGTTACATTCTTGGTAGATCTTTAGCCAATTTGTTGCCGATATCAAGTCCTTAAATTTTTGAGTAGACGTTTCATCGATAATTCTTTTATCACAtaagatttttgaattattaaatttgtggAAATTTGTGACAAATGAAAGACATAGAATGAAAGACAAAGAATAAAAGACATAGAGACATTATCTGGATATTCCAACGATGTTAAAACATAATGTCACAAACAATTTACATTGATTAGATATGTTTTGGCATATCAAATATGTCATATTAAAAgtgatgaaaatatttaaaaaaaaaaattgtttaatgtaCTGACCTATCAATGCTggtaaataaatcttttttattaaagaaattaaacttttttgtgttcTGTAGTATGTGTCGGTATTGATGGAGAACACGGATTTCTTAAGATTGTTACAAACGTGTTTGATCTATCAATACAGAACAATCTCTCTAATTCGAATCTCCTTAATTCGAAAGCCTTCATAATTCGATTAAATGCAAAGTCACCGTGAAATGTCACCGTATAAAAAGTCAACTTTCTATAATTTGGAAATCTCTCTTTTTtcgaacttttattttttccgATAAAGTTCGAATTAGAGAGATTGCactgtattatatttttacaaagaaatcaAAAGTATACCGGGGTCATTTTAAAATGTAGAGGAGAAAAAATGCTATTTTCAACACTCCATTAACTCAGTTAATTGAAGTTTCCCTcagatataatttaaatttggattatatatatatacatatatatatatatatatatatatatatatatatatatataatatatatatatatatatatatatatatatatatatatatatatatatatatatatatatatatatatatatatatatactaaaatgaCAAGAAAATGGACAAATATAAACAAAGGACTTTCGGATCACTAGAGGATGAATTTAGAAATTACCAATTTGATATCAAACTTCTTATGCAGGTACAATATGACCAAAAATATcgctatttaaataaaattgttgcttTTCCTCTTCACTGTGAGAGTACTACTCGTCTGACAAACAGTATTCTTCTCCtaacgaatagtactattcgttTATCGAATAGTGCTATTAGTTTAATGAATAGTATTTGTTTAACgaatagtattatttatttaacaaatattactattcgctaaacgaatattttttaatgaatatctGTTAAGTTTAACGAATAGTATTATCCGTTTAATGAATAGTATCATTCGTTTAACAAATAGTATTATTCGTTTAACGAATAGTATCATTCGTTTAACGAATAGTATCATtcgttttaatttatataatttaattctttttgttgctgttatttttataaataaaagtaaaccaaACATTATCAAGTAAAgtagaagtaaaagttaaaaaaaactccaataaaaaataaaaaaaataaaaagagttacaaaaaatttacctttaaaatattacaataacctttaaaatattataaaaacctttaaaatattacaaaaacctttaaaatattacaataacctttaaaatattataaaaacctttaaaatattacaaaaacctttaaaatattacaataacctttaaaatattacaaaaacctttaaaatattacaataacctttaaaatattacaaaaacctttaaaatattacaataacctttaaaatattataaaaacctttaaaatattacaaaaacctttaaaatattacaataacctttaaaatattataaaaacctttaaaatattacaaaaacctttaaaatattacaataacctttaaaatattacaataacctttaaaatattacaataacctttaaaatattacaataacctttaaagtattacaaaaacctttaaaatattacaataacctttaaaatattacaaaaacctttaaaatattacaataacctttaaaatattagaaaaacttataaaatattacaataacctttaaaatactacaataacctttaaaatattacaataacctttaaaatattacaaaaacctttaaaatattacaataacctttaaaatattacaataacctttaaaatattacaataacctTTAAAGTATTACAataacctttaaaatattacaataacctttaaaatattacaaaaacctttaaaatattacaaaaacctttaaaatattacaataacctttaaaatattacaataacatataaaatattacaaaagcctttaaaatattacaaaaacctttaaaatattacaataacatataaaatattacaataacttttaaaatattacaaaaacctttaaaatattacaataacttttaaaatattacaaaaacctttaaaatattacaaaaacctttaaaatattacaaaaacctttaaaatattacaataacctttaaaatattacaataacctttaaaatattacaataacgTTTTAATACGGGGTATTgtaaagttataagtgcatgtTTGCAAAGTTATTAGTGcacgtttgcaaagttataagtgcatttatatttttttggaaattattttttttagctttaaaaaataaaaaatattgacaaaatattaaattaaattacagtatAGCAATCAATaagtgtttgtaaaaaaaaaaaagaaagaaaaagaaaagtattttaaaaagtaattagtaaaaattctttacatttttacttaatttagcataatgttatatatcaataacttttttagaatagatactttccatatgttttaaaaagtaatatacattattttatcataatttttaaaaaaggcaaaatatgcgatattaaaaaaaataaacacaaccGTCttctcttatttatataaaaggcaTTGTACTGTTGACTATAATTATAATCAGGTGACAAAATATATTCTAGAGTTTCTTCAACAGTCATATCGGGATTAGCATTTCTTGTGGATTTGAAATAGGattttaacattgaaaagaaCTCTTCGATTGGGCTCAATTCAGTGGAGTATGGTACTAAAAACTTGcgagtaatatttttttctcttagtAATTGAAGTACTGCAGCTGCTTTATGAAACTTTGCATTATCtattataagaattttatttggatttacTGCAAAGAATGGTACTAGTTTGTTGTTGATGAAATCAATAAATGATTATGTTTTGTATGCTCCGCTTTTGTATTGGAAACATTCAACTCCTAAATTGGAAATTAAGCACATGAGGCTAGCATTCTGTCTTTTATTTGCAGGAGCTGTCAAAGAATATCCATATGAGCGCACTGTATGTTTATTAAATCCAGTTTCGtctaaaaaaaccaaatttgaATCAGCAATTCTACCAACTTCTACCGCAAAAATTGATCTCTGATTTATTCTTTCCATGGCGTTTCTTTCTAGAGGAATGATTGCTAATCTACGGGAAACAAACGAGATCAAAACGTTTTTATCATGTTGTTCTAAAATTTGcgtttgaatttctttttgaattacGGCATTGTTACAGACCACGGAAATTAAATATTGTCTGTtcaatgtttgtatttatagaatttttgattttatacgtttcttttctttttacttgTAGATGACGTGAagggtatattattttttaactgtttatcactattttttaaCACGACTAACAGCATTTCGATTTAAATTATAAGCGTTAGATATTTCcttgattgaatattttttgcagtCTCTCGTTGAAATAATCGTATATTAGTTTCTTCTGTGATTGTTTTCCGTACTTTTCTTTTCATTGATATTTAACCCTTTGTGGACTGACGGGATTTGTCCCACTCCGTTAACTATTGTCTTTCCCTTAAACTAGTTGTTTGTTTTGTTCTGTAAAAA containing:
- the LOC100206802 gene encoding proton-coupled zinc antiporter SLC30A1 isoform X4, which translates into the protein MGGCELNQKVSFVSMMILTATFFAAEIVVGYLTNSMALVADSFHMLSDVVSLLVGYVALRYSKRVQTTSRYTFGWTRAEVLGALVNAVFLVALCFSIFVESLKRIVISEPIENPKLVLLVGGLGLAVNLVGLMLFHQHGHGHSHGGHEHSHEHKRTKKSNRRHLHESSERKLSNDKLNQKKTEASVMIDCKNVVNNDAEISPEKKLNGASQLNMRGVYLHVLGDALGSVIVMVSALIIIYVNGKWTNYVDPGMSIIMVESSLILMQTVPTHIKIQEIQERIVEQVPQVLSVDEFHIWQLAGNKIIASAHIRCNNLNDYMTIANQLKEFFHNEGIHSTTIQPEFVQGPKSDTPSILECNEDCVNHISRADSKNEIKDQAT
- the LOC100206802 gene encoding proton-coupled zinc antiporter SLC30A1 isoform X3; this encodes MGGCELNQKVSFVSMMILTATFFAAEIVVGYLTNSMALVADSFHMLSDVVSLLVGYVALRYSKRVQTTSRYTFGWTRAEVLGALVNAVFLVALCFSIFVESLKRIVISEPIENPKLVLLVGGLGLAVNLVGLMLFHQHGHGHSHGGHEHSHEHKRTKKSNRRHLHESSERKLSNDKLNQKKTEASVMIDCKNVVNNDAEISPEKKLNGASQLNMRGVYLHVLGDALGSVIVMVSALIIIYVNGKWTNYVDPGMSIIMVIIILKTSIPLLKESSLILMQTVPTHIKIQEIQERIVEQVPQVLSVDEFHIWQLAGNKIIASAHIRCNNLNDYMTIANQLKEFFHNEGIHSTTIQPEFVQGPKSDTPSILECNEDCVNHISRADSKNEIKDQAT
- the LOC100206802 gene encoding uncharacterized protein LOC100206802 isoform X5, giving the protein MGGCELNQKVSFVSMMILTATFFAAEIVVGYLTNSMALVADSFHMLSDVVSLLVGYVALRYSKRVQTTSRYTFGWTRAEVLGALVNAVFLVALCFSIFVESLKRIVISEPIENPKLVLLVGGLGLAVNLVGLMLFHQHGHGHSHGGHEHSHEHKRTKKSNRRHLHESSERKLSNDKLNQKKTEASVMIDCKNVVNNDAEISPEKKLNGASQLNMRGVYLHVLGDALGSVIVMIIILKTSIPLLKESSLILMQTVPTHIKIQEIQERIVEQVPQVLSVDEFHIWQLAGNKIIASAHIRCNNLNDYMTIANQLKEFFHNEGIHSTTIQPEFVQGPKSDTPSILECNEDCVNHISRADSKNEIKDQAT